The proteins below are encoded in one region of Candidatus Moraniibacteriota bacterium:
- a CDS encoding serine hydroxymethyltransferase, protein MKYTTIKKQDAKVYDALMGETKRQEEGFEMIASENYVSLSVLEAIGTVFTNKYSEGYPGRRYYGGQEFTDIVETLAIERAKKLFGAEHANVQPHAGAPANLAAYSAILKPGDVVLGMDLSHGGHLTHGHPLTLPAQIYRFVGYKTEADGTIDYRKLEALAKQEKPKLILAGFSSYTRQLDYEKITAIAKKVGAYSMMDMAHIAGLVAGKVVPSPVPYFDIVTTTTHKTLRGPRGGMILCKAELAKQIDRAVFPGLQGGPLMNTIMAKAVAFEEALQPAFKKYAKQILKNAKTLEKEMRKYDAVLLFGGTENHMIMLDTVKSYGISGKEAEKFLDIVGITVNKNVIPDDPRGPMDPSGIRVGVPAVTTRGLKEKEIKMIAKCIHFTLSSGGDTEVLSSIRTTVKKLCRQFPVYR, encoded by the coding sequence ATGAAATATACGACTATCAAAAAACAAGATGCAAAAGTGTACGACGCGCTGATGGGTGAGACGAAGAGGCAAGAAGAAGGTTTTGAAATGATTGCTTCAGAGAACTACGTCTCCCTCTCTGTATTAGAAGCTATTGGTACAGTTTTCACAAACAAATATTCCGAAGGCTATCCAGGCCGTCGTTATTATGGTGGTCAGGAGTTTACTGATATTGTCGAAACACTCGCCATCGAACGTGCAAAAAAATTGTTCGGAGCAGAGCATGCGAATGTCCAGCCTCACGCTGGTGCTCCAGCCAATCTCGCGGCATATTCCGCCATCCTCAAGCCAGGAGATGTTGTCCTTGGTATGGACCTCTCTCACGGAGGGCATCTCACTCATGGTCATCCTCTCACTTTGCCTGCACAGATCTATCGATTTGTGGGATACAAAACAGAAGCAGACGGCACTATCGATTATCGTAAACTCGAAGCTCTCGCCAAGCAGGAGAAACCAAAACTTATTTTGGCAGGATTTTCCTCATACACACGACAACTCGATTATGAAAAAATTACGGCTATTGCCAAGAAAGTTGGCGCTTATTCAATGATGGATATGGCTCACATTGCAGGTTTGGTAGCGGGCAAGGTAGTTCCGAGTCCTGTACCGTATTTTGATATCGTGACGACAACGACACACAAGACACTTCGTGGTCCTCGAGGAGGGATGATTCTTTGTAAAGCAGAATTGGCAAAACAGATAGATAGGGCAGTGTTCCCAGGACTTCAGGGTGGACCACTTATGAATACTATTATGGCCAAAGCGGTAGCTTTTGAAGAAGCGCTCCAGCCAGCTTTCAAAAAATATGCGAAGCAAATACTGAAGAATGCAAAGACGCTCGAAAAAGAAATGCGGAAATATGATGCAGTCCTTCTTTTCGGTGGAACTGAGAATCATATGATTATGCTTGATACGGTGAAAAGTTATGGGATTTCAGGGAAGGAAGCAGAGAAATTTCTCGATATTGTGGGTATTACTGTGAACAAAAATGTGATTCCTGATGATCCTCGCGGACCGATGGACCCGAGTGGTATCCGTGTCGGCGTGCCTGCTGTGACCACTCGCGGATTGAAAGAGAAAGAAATAAAAATGATTGCGAAGTGTATTCATTTTACACTTTCTTCTGGTGGAGATACTGAGGTGCTTTCTAGTATACGTACGACCGTGAAAAAACTCTGTCGTCAGTTTCCTGTGTATCGCTAG
- a CDS encoding sugar phosphate nucleotidyltransferase gives MKGIILAGGTGTRLLPLTAVTSKQLLPVYDRPMIFYPLNTLISAGIKDILIIVAPDHSGHFLNLLGSMFHKFGINISFIVQKQPRGLAEAFILAEDFIDGESTTLILGDNIFEDDFTEAIQSFTAGGRIFAKHVSDPERFGVVEFDEKNEVISIEEKPKMPKSSFAIPGIYIFDKEVVEVAKSIVPSERGELEITDVHKYYLKKKKLDVRVIEGAYFDTGTHESLFEASNYVREHDFRSRFHPMVNDAITEFNTEFKKTVSLKK, from the coding sequence ATGAAAGGTATTATTCTTGCAGGAGGGACAGGCACGAGACTTCTTCCTTTGACTGCTGTCACTTCCAAACAGCTCTTGCCAGTCTATGATAGACCGATGATTTTCTATCCACTCAACACACTTATCAGTGCTGGTATCAAAGATATTCTCATCATCGTTGCACCAGATCATTCGGGGCATTTCCTTAATCTGCTCGGTTCAATGTTTCATAAGTTTGGTATCAATATTTCTTTTATTGTACAGAAACAGCCTCGTGGTTTAGCAGAAGCATTTATTCTTGCTGAGGATTTCATCGATGGAGAATCGACGACGCTTATTCTTGGTGATAACATTTTTGAAGATGATTTTACGGAAGCGATTCAATCATTTACTGCTGGTGGACGTATTTTTGCAAAACACGTTTCAGATCCAGAGAGATTTGGTGTTGTAGAATTTGATGAGAAGAATGAAGTAATTTCTATCGAAGAAAAACCGAAAATGCCCAAGAGTTCTTTTGCTATACCAGGGATTTATATTTTTGACAAGGAAGTAGTAGAAGTAGCAAAATCTATCGTACCGTCAGAACGTGGAGAACTCGAAATTACTGATGTGCACAAATATTATTTGAAGAAAAAAAAGCTTGATGTGAGAGTGATAGAAGGAGCATATTTCGATACTGGTACACACGAGTCACTTTTCGAAGCAAGTAATTATGTGAGAGAGCACGATTTTCGGAGTCGTTTCCATCCGATGGTCAATGATGCAATTACTGAGTTTAATACAGAGTTTAAGAAAACTGTTTCCCTTAAAAAATAA
- a CDS encoding UTP--glucose-1-phosphate uridylyltransferase, with translation MDNATPRKIKKAILPVAGFGTRFLPATKAQPKEMLPVVDKPVVQYLVEEAVASGIEEIIFVTGRGKRAIEDHFDISYELEDTLVEKNKHDLLEVVQKISTLAKFSYVRQPIPLGDGHALLQAAHLIDDDESVLVIFGDCIYDSNVPAAKQLIDAYAQYQTPIIGLSEVALEDVSKFGVVAGEKVSDNDWKVTRIVEKPNPEDAPSRLVAVGKYIITHDVFQTLASMESGKSGEIRLADAFDVMLEKGLPIHGRTLEGEWLDTGDKFNFLKTTIHFGLKHPEIGEKFRAYLKGLSL, from the coding sequence ATGGATAATGCAACGCCGAGAAAAATCAAAAAAGCCATTCTTCCTGTTGCTGGTTTTGGAACACGTTTTTTGCCTGCGACCAAGGCTCAACCAAAAGAAATGCTCCCAGTTGTTGATAAACCTGTCGTACAATATTTGGTTGAAGAGGCAGTTGCATCAGGAATCGAAGAAATTATTTTTGTGACTGGTCGTGGCAAAAGAGCTATTGAAGATCATTTTGATATTTCATATGAACTCGAAGATACCCTCGTGGAGAAAAATAAACACGATTTACTCGAAGTAGTACAAAAAATATCGACACTTGCAAAGTTCTCTTATGTGAGACAGCCTATTCCGCTCGGTGATGGACATGCTCTTCTCCAGGCCGCCCATCTGATCGATGATGATGAATCGGTACTCGTGATATTTGGTGATTGTATCTACGATAGCAATGTTCCTGCTGCCAAACAGCTCATCGATGCGTATGCGCAATATCAGACACCAATTATAGGACTTTCAGAAGTGGCACTCGAGGATGTATCAAAGTTCGGTGTTGTCGCAGGGGAAAAAGTGAGTGACAATGATTGGAAAGTGACACGTATCGTCGAAAAACCAAATCCAGAAGATGCTCCGAGTCGACTCGTGGCTGTGGGAAAATATATTATTACTCACGATGTTTTTCAAACACTCGCCAGTATGGAATCAGGAAAATCAGGTGAGATTCGTCTCGCCGATGCCTTTGATGTCATGCTGGAAAAAGGTCTGCCAATACATGGACGAACACTCGAAGGAGAATGGCTCGATACAGGAGACAAATTCAACTTCCTCAAAACAACGATTCATTTCGGATTAAAACATCCTGAAATAGGAGAAAAATTCCGTGCATATCTGAAAGGTCTTTCACTGTAA
- a CDS encoding glycosyltransferase family 1 protein produces the protein MKIGIDARFYGSIGKGLGRYTEKLIEYLERVDSENDYVVFLLPENFDEYIPKNVRFQKVLSRYPWYGFSEQFFFPFQLLSYHFDLMHFPHFNVPILYWKKFVVTIHDLILLHYPTAENTTRSRFFYAMKFIAYRFVIACAVYRSHHIITVSAFTKEDIIATYPSTQKKISVTYEATDEWCQFLLREQELKLFRTFDLLKSDVSEEPLSKQVKSYVLYVGNAYPHKNLDIFLELSPRFPEQLFVLVGKEDFFYKRLKKRVQDRRIQNILFLGFVDDWQLNTLYRFASCYFFPSLYEGFGLPPLEAMARGIPVLSSSRGSLPEILGNAALYFDPDRVDDGEKKLTEILISDTLRMKCIRLGYAHIRQYSFDRMARETRDVYERSIKNKQ, from the coding sequence ATGAAAATAGGTATAGATGCCAGGTTCTATGGCTCCATTGGGAAAGGACTCGGTCGTTATACGGAAAAACTTATCGAGTATCTTGAGCGAGTGGATTCAGAAAACGATTACGTCGTTTTTTTGTTGCCAGAAAATTTTGATGAGTACATTCCGAAAAATGTACGTTTTCAGAAAGTTCTCTCACGGTATCCATGGTATGGTTTCTCAGAACAGTTTTTCTTTCCTTTTCAGCTTCTTTCGTATCATTTTGATCTCATGCACTTCCCTCATTTCAATGTCCCTATTCTGTATTGGAAGAAATTTGTCGTGACCATCCATGATTTGATACTTCTTCATTATCCGACAGCAGAGAATACTACCCGTTCACGATTTTTCTACGCAATGAAATTTATCGCATATCGTTTTGTGATTGCGTGTGCCGTATATCGATCCCATCATATTATCACTGTCTCTGCTTTTACGAAGGAGGATATCATTGCTACCTATCCCTCAACACAGAAGAAAATATCAGTGACGTATGAAGCAACGGATGAATGGTGTCAATTTCTTCTAAGAGAACAAGAATTAAAGTTATTTCGAACATTTGATTTACTGAAGTCTGATGTATCGGAAGAGCCTCTATCCAAACAGGTGAAATCGTATGTGCTCTATGTCGGCAATGCGTATCCGCATAAAAATCTGGATATATTCCTTGAACTTTCACCACGATTTCCAGAACAACTCTTTGTGCTCGTTGGAAAAGAAGATTTCTTCTATAAACGTCTTAAAAAAAGAGTGCAGGATAGACGTATTCAAAACATTCTTTTTCTTGGTTTCGTCGATGATTGGCAACTGAATACACTCTATCGTTTCGCTTCTTGTTATTTTTTCCCATCACTGTATGAGGGTTTCGGACTCCCTCCTCTTGAAGCAATGGCACGAGGAATACCAGTACTTTCTTCTTCTCGAGGATCTCTCCCTGAGATTTTAGGCAATGCCGCACTTTATTTTGACCCCGATAGAGTAGATGATGGAGAGAAGAAACTTACAGAAATCCTTATTTCTGATACACTACGTATGAAGTGTATACGTCTGGGATATGCACATATCAGGCAATACAGTTTTGATCGCATGGCAAGAGAAACGCGAGACGTGTATGAACGGAGTATAAAAAACAAACAGTAA
- a CDS encoding DUF4012 domain-containing protein produces MAFLPHRQSSRFSDIRSVTPSSEFMSTKKYPLYTKPLSKQFSKENILYTPISSASIIARKEKQEEQGKILRKKRKIFLQIAIVMVIIFSIYGIVHKISDTEQKVLADGETGFRSLLFAVENIKSGEFDKAHQSFENAYQAFSRGEKRLLWFGGSMLRLTRFVPGLSQVASGSYVLESGKHFSLAGISSVAIIEELFLSKEASAQGEKVSWLDFFSRVEKPLEDILAELTLGNQSIEKVHLDDIPEEKREQFLLARKSLPTTIGLIKSVHQNKAIIQELLGGNGPRKYLFLLQNNQELRATGGFIGTYALMDIQTGSVKQFFVDGIFNPDGQLKENIVPPKPIQKISAAWSLHDSNWFPDFPTSAEKAIFFYEKTGGPTVDGVITLTPTVMQKLLVVTGPITLPQYGITVDAENFIPIIQEQVETKYDKEENQPKKVLADLTALLVETVLASQDKETLYGMMSALTEGLNEKQILIYMRHAETEALIDEAGWSGRILSTEKDYLSVVHSNINGYKTDGVIDETIHHSAEIQENGSIIDTVTITRIHKGGDTPYDWWNKVNADYMRVYVPEGSTLLSAKGSTWEFGEDPLDYKALGFRVDVDVEREEKSITVDEKTGTRIYSEAGKTVFGGWVYVSPQESVVVEYRYLLPFTLDMSNIQNGGVDSYTTLFQKQSGSIGSKLLLSVHFPNTIEPVWQTGGNLIPYNRQWKWETNLKTDVFSGMVFNAKK; encoded by the coding sequence ATGGCGTTTCTTCCTCATCGACAGTCATCACGTTTTTCTGATATCCGATCGGTCACGCCATCATCGGAGTTTATGTCGACCAAGAAATACCCGTTGTATACAAAACCACTTTCAAAACAATTCTCAAAGGAGAATATTTTGTATACTCCGATATCTTCTGCATCAATAATTGCTCGAAAGGAAAAACAAGAAGAACAAGGAAAGATATTAAGAAAGAAACGAAAAATTTTTCTTCAAATCGCTATCGTGATGGTGATTATTTTTTCGATATATGGTATTGTTCACAAAATTTCTGATACTGAACAAAAAGTATTAGCAGATGGTGAAACAGGTTTTCGATCCCTTTTATTTGCTGTTGAAAATATCAAATCTGGAGAGTTTGATAAAGCACATCAATCGTTTGAGAATGCATATCAGGCATTTTCGAGAGGAGAAAAACGTCTTTTGTGGTTTGGTGGTTCGATGCTTCGGTTGACGAGATTCGTCCCAGGACTGTCTCAGGTGGCAAGTGGTTCGTATGTGCTCGAATCAGGAAAGCATTTTTCTCTGGCTGGTATTTCGTCAGTCGCTATTATTGAAGAACTGTTTCTTTCCAAAGAGGCCTCGGCCCAAGGAGAGAAAGTATCTTGGCTTGATTTTTTCTCTCGTGTCGAGAAACCCTTGGAGGACATATTGGCAGAGCTTACTTTGGGTAACCAGTCTATCGAAAAAGTCCATCTCGATGATATCCCAGAAGAAAAGCGCGAACAATTTCTTTTGGCACGAAAGAGTCTACCGACCACTATCGGATTGATAAAAAGTGTTCATCAAAACAAAGCGATTATTCAGGAATTGCTCGGAGGCAATGGTCCTCGCAAGTATCTTTTTTTGTTGCAGAATAATCAAGAATTACGAGCCACAGGAGGATTTATCGGAACGTATGCACTCATGGATATACAGACTGGTTCCGTCAAACAATTTTTTGTGGATGGTATTTTCAATCCCGATGGACAGTTGAAAGAAAATATTGTCCCACCAAAACCCATACAAAAGATCAGTGCTGCGTGGAGTCTCCATGATAGCAATTGGTTTCCTGATTTCCCGACATCAGCAGAAAAGGCAATCTTTTTTTATGAAAAAACAGGTGGTCCAACAGTAGATGGAGTGATTACTCTGACACCGACAGTGATGCAAAAATTATTGGTTGTGACAGGCCCGATCACTCTGCCTCAATACGGAATTACTGTTGATGCAGAGAACTTCATCCCTATTATTCAGGAACAAGTAGAAACAAAATATGATAAGGAAGAAAATCAACCAAAAAAAGTATTAGCAGACCTGACGGCATTATTAGTCGAGACCGTACTTGCTTCTCAAGACAAAGAGACGCTGTATGGCATGATGAGCGCTCTTACTGAGGGTTTGAATGAGAAGCAGATACTTATCTATATGCGCCATGCGGAAACAGAAGCGTTGATAGATGAGGCTGGTTGGTCTGGTCGCATACTTTCAACTGAGAAAGATTATCTAAGTGTCGTGCATTCGAATATCAATGGATACAAGACAGACGGTGTGATAGACGAAACGATTCACCACAGCGCCGAGATACAGGAGAATGGTTCTATCATAGATACTGTTACGATCACGCGTATTCATAAGGGAGGGGATACCCCGTATGATTGGTGGAACAAAGTAAATGCTGATTATATGCGAGTGTATGTACCAGAAGGATCGACACTGTTGTCTGCCAAGGGTTCCACATGGGAATTTGGAGAGGATCCACTTGATTACAAAGCACTTGGTTTCCGTGTCGACGTTGATGTGGAACGTGAGGAAAAATCGATTACTGTCGATGAGAAAACGGGGACGAGAATATATTCCGAGGCAGGAAAAACAGTTTTTGGAGGATGGGTATATGTGAGTCCTCAAGAATCAGTAGTCGTGGAATATCGGTATCTGTTGCCTTTCACTCTCGATATGTCGAATATTCAAAACGGAGGAGTGGATTCATACACGACACTTTTTCAGAAACAATCAGGATCGATCGGAAGTAAACTTCTTCTTTCTGTGCATTTTCCGAATACGATAGAGCCTGTTTGGCAGACGGGCGGGAATTTGATACCGTATAATAGACAATGGAAATGGGAAACCAATCTCAAGACTGATGTATTCTCTGGTATGGTTTTCAATGCTAAAAAATAA
- the murJ gene encoding murein biosynthesis integral membrane protein MurJ, which produces MVRKWYNNFSSWTLTPSKTVGSAALLIALAGIVSRILGFFRDRILASQFGAGDVLDAYYAAFRIPDLLYSLLVLGALSAAFIPVFTELVAEKKQEEAWRLTSGVLQLLFLVLGSLSLLGIIFAPMLIPLITPGFSREKTDIVILLTRVMLLSPIFLSVSAVFGSVLVSFKQFVAYSLAPIFYNVGIIIGAVLFVPFFGPVGLAWGVVMGSMLHMTIQYPSLKKSGFRFVLQPFIFWRDPTVRKVVRLMIPRSLGLAVSQMSLFTMTIFASTLASGSLAVFTLANNIQSVPLGLFGIAFSVAVFPSLAFFSAKKKEKDFFVILSQTSTRILFFVVPISMFMVLFRAQFVRVILGAGQFDWEDTILTFETLEILALSLFAQSLIPLFARAFFALQDTKTPFYIALVSAGVQIALIPFFLPAYSVLALALAFSLSNVLNVILLYLFLRSKLTFWNDREFFLPIIKIIFATLGAGIIAQISKSVFALTIDELDTFAKVFFQLCSGIAIGGVSFLVFCHWLGVEELGMVKRFILCKILRQPETATVAEDHPERGDW; this is translated from the coding sequence ATGGTTAGGAAATGGTACAACAATTTCTCTTCTTGGACCCTCACTCCAAGTAAGACGGTAGGAAGCGCTGCACTGCTTATTGCGCTGGCTGGTATCGTTAGCCGTATTCTCGGATTTTTCCGTGATCGTATTTTGGCATCGCAATTTGGTGCTGGAGATGTATTGGATGCATATTATGCCGCTTTTCGTATTCCCGATTTGCTTTATAGCCTCCTTGTTCTCGGTGCTCTGAGTGCGGCATTCATCCCTGTGTTTACTGAGTTAGTTGCAGAAAAGAAACAAGAAGAAGCCTGGAGATTGACCTCAGGTGTTTTGCAATTGCTTTTTCTCGTACTTGGCAGTCTTTCGTTGTTAGGTATTATATTCGCTCCAATGCTGATACCACTCATCACCCCAGGATTTTCTCGTGAGAAGACGGATATTGTGATCCTTTTGACTCGAGTCATGCTCCTTTCACCTATTTTCCTTTCAGTGAGCGCTGTGTTTGGGAGCGTGCTTGTTTCTTTCAAACAATTTGTAGCATATTCTCTTGCTCCGATTTTTTATAATGTTGGTATTATTATCGGAGCAGTTCTTTTTGTTCCTTTTTTTGGTCCTGTTGGATTGGCATGGGGAGTCGTGATGGGTTCGATGCTTCATATGACAATACAGTATCCGTCATTGAAAAAATCAGGATTTCGTTTTGTTCTGCAACCTTTTATTTTTTGGCGAGATCCGACCGTACGAAAAGTTGTTCGGCTGATGATTCCTCGGTCACTTGGTTTGGCAGTGAGTCAGATGAGCCTTTTTACAATGACGATATTTGCTTCGACCCTTGCTTCGGGAAGTCTCGCCGTATTCACGCTTGCAAATAATATCCAGAGTGTCCCTCTCGGACTTTTTGGTATAGCATTTTCTGTCGCTGTTTTCCCATCACTTGCCTTTTTCTCTGCCAAGAAAAAAGAAAAAGATTTTTTCGTGATATTGTCACAGACATCAACACGTATTCTTTTTTTCGTAGTACCTATCTCCATGTTTATGGTTTTGTTCCGGGCTCAATTCGTACGCGTGATTCTTGGTGCAGGACAATTCGATTGGGAGGATACGATACTTACATTCGAAACATTGGAAATACTTGCCCTGAGTCTCTTCGCACAGAGTCTGATCCCTCTTTTTGCACGAGCCTTCTTTGCTCTCCAGGATACCAAAACACCGTTCTATATTGCCCTCGTGAGCGCAGGAGTACAGATAGCTCTCATACCATTTTTTCTTCCAGCATATTCTGTTCTTGCTCTTGCTCTCGCTTTTTCTTTGAGTAACGTGCTCAATGTGATTCTTTTGTATCTCTTCTTGCGCTCCAAACTCACTTTCTGGAATGATCGAGAATTCTTTCTTCCTATTATAAAAATTATTTTTGCAACACTTGGGGCTGGCATTATTGCTCAGATTTCGAAATCTGTTTTCGCTCTAACGATAGATGAACTTGATACATTTGCAAAAGTGTTTTTCCAGCTGTGTTCAGGAATTGCTATCGGAGGCGTATCTTTCCTCGTTTTCTGTCACTGGCTCGGAGTAGAGGAGCTTGGTATGGTGAAACGATTTATTTTGTGCAAGATCTTGCGTCAACCGGAAACAGCGACGGTAGCAGAAGATCACCCAGAACGAGGTGATTGGTAA
- the lepA gene encoding translation elongation factor 4: MNEITPQKNIRNFCIIAHIDHGKSTLADRLIDLTHTVEKRKMKEQLLDQMDLERERGITIKLQPVQMHYIYEGVEYMLNLIDTPGHVDFHYEVSRSLAAVEGAILLVDATKGVQAQTLANLYLAIEQGLEIVPVINKIDLPNAQVEKTKKEIVHILGCKEEDILLASGKTGMGVQAVLERVITLVPPPNGDAEKPLRALIFDSVYNTYKGVVAYVKVVDGSVKRDDMLHMLGTEKEGVTVEVGLFHPNLVPTDILRAGEIGYIATGLKEVGHCRVGDTVTWRLRDREKVFVERLPGYKEIKPAVYASFYPLDGDDYTLMRDALDKLKLNDAAFTFEPESNQALGRGFRCGFLGLLHLEIIQARLEREFDLSPTITTPSVVYEIALHGEEKRIPLYSPTNLPDPSSIEKIYEPYVALSIVTPSEYLGNVITLTSSIRAEYKNTEYIDEERVLLSFEAPLMDVIVNFHDDLKSASSGYASMNYEPIEYRASDVVKLEILVANEHVDAFARMIPRRDAYGEGKRVVEKLKEVIPKQNFAVAIQAAIGGKVIARETIAAFRKDVTGGLYGGDFSRKKKLLEKQKKGKKKMRDIGKVSIPGSAFLAVLKK; the protein is encoded by the coding sequence ATGAATGAAATTACCCCACAAAAAAATATTCGAAACTTTTGCATTATTGCTCATATTGACCATGGAAAATCTACTCTAGCTGACCGTTTGATCGATCTGACACATACGGTGGAAAAACGGAAAATGAAAGAACAATTGCTCGATCAGATGGATCTCGAACGAGAACGTGGCATCACTATCAAGCTTCAGCCAGTCCAGATGCACTATATCTATGAGGGAGTGGAGTATATGTTGAATCTGATCGACACACCAGGACACGTAGACTTTCATTACGAAGTATCGCGCTCGCTTGCTGCAGTCGAGGGCGCTATCCTTCTCGTGGATGCTACCAAAGGAGTGCAGGCTCAGACACTTGCCAATCTCTATCTCGCTATTGAACAGGGTCTTGAAATCGTTCCTGTGATCAATAAAATTGATTTGCCGAATGCACAGGTAGAAAAAACCAAAAAAGAAATTGTTCATATTCTCGGATGCAAAGAAGAAGACATTCTCCTCGCTTCTGGGAAGACAGGGATGGGTGTACAAGCAGTACTCGAGCGAGTTATTACTCTTGTCCCTCCACCAAATGGAGATGCGGAAAAACCTCTTCGGGCACTTATTTTTGATTCTGTTTACAACACGTACAAAGGAGTCGTCGCGTATGTGAAAGTTGTTGATGGAAGTGTGAAGCGTGATGATATGCTCCATATGCTCGGAACAGAGAAAGAAGGAGTAACTGTTGAAGTAGGACTTTTTCATCCAAACCTCGTACCAACTGATATTCTTCGTGCTGGAGAGATCGGTTATATCGCTACAGGACTCAAAGAAGTGGGACACTGTCGCGTCGGAGATACAGTGACGTGGCGACTCAGAGACCGAGAAAAAGTGTTCGTGGAACGTCTCCCAGGGTACAAAGAAATCAAACCAGCCGTGTATGCGAGTTTCTATCCGCTTGATGGTGATGATTATACATTGATGCGTGACGCCTTGGATAAACTCAAGCTCAATGATGCTGCGTTCACTTTCGAACCAGAAAGCAATCAGGCTCTCGGAAGAGGGTTTCGTTGTGGATTTCTCGGACTGCTCCATCTCGAAATTATTCAGGCCAGACTTGAGAGAGAATTCGATCTCAGCCCGACGATTACAACACCGTCAGTTGTCTATGAAATTGCTTTGCATGGTGAGGAGAAACGCATTCCGTTGTATTCACCGACAAATCTTCCTGATCCATCAAGTATCGAGAAAATTTACGAACCATATGTCGCTCTTTCTATCGTGACGCCGAGTGAATATTTGGGAAATGTGATTACACTGACTTCGTCTATTCGTGCGGAATACAAAAATACAGAATACATCGATGAGGAACGGGTGCTCCTCTCTTTTGAAGCACCCCTGATGGATGTTATTGTCAACTTTCATGATGATCTGAAAAGCGCTTCCTCGGGATATGCTTCGATGAATTATGAACCAATAGAATATCGAGCAAGCGACGTTGTCAAGCTTGAGATTCTCGTTGCGAATGAACACGTGGACGCTTTTGCTCGTATGATCCCTCGTCGGGATGCATACGGAGAAGGAAAACGTGTGGTAGAGAAATTGAAAGAAGTAATTCCGAAACAGAATTTTGCTGTGGCTATCCAGGCTGCTATCGGAGGAAAAGTCATCGCTCGTGAGACGATCGCTGCGTTCCGTAAGGATGTGACAGGTGGTCTCTATGGGGGAGATTTTTCACGGAAGAAAAAGCTCCTTGAGAAGCAGAAAAAAGGGAAGAAGAAGATGCGTGATATCGGGAAAGTTTCTATTCCAGGAAGTGCTTTTCTCGCTGTGCTGAAGAAATAA
- the trxA gene encoding thioredoxin, giving the protein MAMQFTDANFEAEVLKSDKITLVDFWAPWCGPCQLMGPVIDELAGEMTTAKIGKVNVDENPKTAGAYGIMSIPTIKVFKAGQVVKEFVGVQAKDKLKGELESLAK; this is encoded by the coding sequence ATGGCAATGCAATTTACAGACGCAAATTTCGAAGCAGAAGTATTGAAAAGTGATAAAATAACACTCGTCGATTTTTGGGCACCATGGTGTGGACCTTGTCAGTTGATGGGGCCAGTAATTGATGAACTCGCAGGAGAGATGACTACAGCCAAAATTGGTAAAGTAAACGTTGATGAAAACCCCAAGACAGCTGGCGCATACGGTATTATGTCTATTCCTACCATCAAGGTGTTCAAGGCAGGTCAAGTAGTGAAGGAATTCGTCGGTGTTCAGGCCAAGGACAAATTGAAAGGTGAGCTCGAAAGTCTCGCAAAATAG
- a CDS encoding secondary thiamine-phosphate synthase enzyme YjbQ: MKIHNEKILLESKTQIEFIDITDRVQEIIDHSGIREGQVLVYVPHTTMGVCINHNEPMLIQDFMRILYKTVPVDDHYSHDLFELRRESGSDGRSNGHSHCKSILLGNSETVPLEKGKLSLTERQNIFAVEFDGSRKRDISIQVIGL, translated from the coding sequence ATGAAAATCCACAATGAAAAAATTTTGTTGGAAAGCAAAACTCAGATAGAGTTTATAGACATCACTGATCGAGTCCAAGAAATCATCGATCATTCTGGTATCCGTGAAGGACAGGTGCTCGTGTATGTGCCTCATACGACTATGGGTGTCTGTATCAACCATAATGAGCCGATGCTTATCCAGGACTTTATGCGGATTCTCTACAAAACGGTTCCTGTGGATGATCATTATTCTCATGACCTTTTTGAACTGCGTCGCGAGTCTGGCTCGGATGGTCGGAGCAATGGACACTCACACTGCAAATCTATTCTCTTGGGGAATAGTGAGACCGTTCCTCTCGAGAAAGGCAAACTTTCTCTTACGGAACGTCAGAATATTTTCGCTGTCGAATTTGATGGCTCTCGGAAACGCGACATCAGTATCCAGGTCATTGGATTATAA